One window of Equus quagga isolate Etosha38 chromosome 4, UCLA_HA_Equagga_1.0, whole genome shotgun sequence genomic DNA carries:
- the EIF4G1 gene encoding eukaryotic translation initiation factor 4 gamma 1 isoform X9: MSGARTASTPTPPQTGGGLEPQANGETPQVAVVVRPDDRSQGAIIGGRPGLPGPEHSPSESQPSSPSPTPSPPPVLEPGSEPNLTVLSIPGDTMTTGMIQMSVEESAPMPRETGEPYCLSPEPTPLAEPILEVEVTLSKPIPESEFSSSPLQVSTTLASHKVEILPEPNGTVPSEDLEPEVESSPELAPLPPPTCPSEPPMPIAPTAQPEELLNGAPSPPAVDLSPVSEPKEQAKEVTASVTPPTVLSATSAVAPPATSPAQEEEMEEEEEEGEEGEAGEAGEAEGEKRGEELLPPESTPVPAHQNLEAAVATQVAVSVPKRRRKIKELNKKEAVGDLLDAFKEVNPGVSEVETQPPVGNNPGPEPEGSSVPLRPEEADETWDAKEDKIHNAENIQPGEQKYEYKSDQWKPLNLEEKKRYDREFLLGFQFIFASLQKPEGLPHISDVVLDKANKTPLRPLDPSRLQGINCGPDFTPSFANLGRPALSNRGPPRGGPGGELPRGPQAGLGPRRSQQGPRKEPRKIIATVLMTEDIKLNKAEKAWKPSSKRTAADKDRGEEDADGSKTQDLFRRVRSILNKLTPQMFQQLMKQVTQLAIDTEERLKGVIDLIFEKAISEPNFSVAYANMCRCLMALKVPTTEKPTVTVNFRKLLLNRCQKEFEKDKDDDEVFEKKQKEMDEAATAEERGRLKEELEEARDIARRRSLGNIKFIGELFKLKMLTEAIMHDCVVKLLKNHDEESLECLCRLLTTIGKDLDFEKAKPRMDQYFNQMEKIIKEKKTSSRIRFMLQDVLDLRQSNWVPRRGDQGPKTIDQIHKEAEMEEHREHIKVQQLMAKGSDKRRGGPPGPPISRGLPLVDDGGWNTVPISKGSRPIDTSRLTKITKPGSIDSNNQLFAPGGRLSWGKGSSGGSGAKPSDAASETARPATSTLNRFSALQQAVPTESTDNRRVVQRSSLSRERGEKAGDRGDRLERSERGGDRGDRLDRARTPATKRSFSKEVEERSRERPSQPEGLRKAASLTEDRDRGRDAVKREATLPPVSPPKAALSEEELEKKSKAIIEEYLHLNDMKEAVQCVQELASPSLLFIFVRHGIESTLERSAITREHMGRLLHQLLSAGHLSTAQYYQGLYEILELAEDMEIDIPHVWLYLAELVTPVLQEGGVPMGELFREITKPLRPLGKAASLLLEILGLLCKSMGPKKVGTLWREAGLSWKEFLPEGQDVSAFVAEQKVEYTLGEESEAPSQRLFSSEELSRQLEKLLKEGSSNQRVFDWIEANLSEQQIASNTLVRALMTTVCYSAIIFETSLRVDVAVLKARAKLLQKYLCDEQKELQALYALQALVVTLEQPANLLRMFFDALYDEDVVKEDAFYSWESSKDPAEQQGKGVALKSVTAFFKWLREAEEEESDHN; this comes from the exons ATGTCTGGGGCACGCACCGCATCcacacccacccctccccag ACGGGAGGCGGTCTGGAGCCTCAGGCTAATGGGGAGACACCCCAGGTTGCTGTCGTTGTCCGGCCAG ATGACCGGTCGCAGGGAGCAATCATTGGGGGCCGGCCGGGGCTACCTGGCCCAGAGCACAGCCCTTCAGAATCCCAGCCTTCATCACCTTCTCCGACCCCATCACCACCCCCAGTCCTGGAACCGGGATCTGAGCCTAATCTCACGGTCCTCTCTATTCCTGGGGACACTATGACAACCGGGATGATACAGATGTCTGTAGAAGAATCAGCCCCCATGCCACGTGAAACTGGGGAGCCATATTGCCTCTCTCCAGAACCCACTCCCCTTGCTGAACCCATACTGGAAGTAGAAGTGACACTTAGCAAACCAATTCCAGAATCTGAGTTCTCTTCCAGTCCTCTCCAGGTGTCTACCACCCTGGCATCTCACAAGGTGGAAATTCTTCCTGAGCCTAATGGCACAGTCCCATCTGAGGATCTGGAACCAGAAGTGGAGTCGAGCCCAGAGcttgcccctctccctcccccgacTTGTCCCTCTGAACCCCCCATGCCCATTGCTCCAACTGCCCAACCTGAGGAACTGCTCAACGGAGCCCCCTCGCCACCAGCTGTGGACTTAAGCCCAGTCAGTGAGCCAAAGGAACAGGCCAAGGAAGTTACAGCATCAGTGACTCCCCCGACCGTCCTCTCTGCTACTTCAGCTGTTGCTCCTCCAGCTACTTCCCCTGctcaggaggaggaaatggaggaagaggaggaagagggagaagagggagaagcaggagaagCAGGAGAAGCTGAGggtgagaaaagaggagaggaactGCTCCCCCCAGAGAGCACCCCTGTTCCAGCCCACCAGAATTTGGAGGCAGCAGTGGCCACCCAAG TGGCAGTATCTGTGCCAAAGAGGAGACGAAAAATTAAGGAACTCAATAAGAAAGAGGCTGTAGGAGACCTTCTAGATGCCTTCAAGGAG GTGAACCCGGGAGTATCAGAGGTGGAAACTCAGCCTCCTGTAGGCAACAATCCCGGCCCAGAGCCTGAGGGCAGCAGTGTGCCCCTGCGGCCTGAGGAAGCAGATGAGACCTGGGACGCAAAGGAAGACAAAATTCACAATGCTGAGAATATCCAGCCTGGGGAACAGAAGTATGAATATAAGTCAG ATCAGTGGAAGCCTCTAAACCTTGAGGAGAAAAAGCGGTATGACCGTGAGTTCCTGCTTGGCTTTCAGTTCATCTTTGCCAGTCTGCAGAAGCCGGAGGGATTGCCCCATATCAGTGACGTGGTGTTGGATAAG GCCAATAAAACACCACTGCGGCCACTGGATCCCAGTAGACTTCAGGGCATAAATTGTGGCCCAGACTTCACTCCATCCTTTGCCAACCTTGGCCGACCAGCGCTTAGCAACCGTGGGCCCCCAAGGGGTGGGCCAGGTGGGGAGCTGCCCCGAGGGCCG CAGGCTGGTCTAGGACCCCGGCGCTCTCAGCAGGGCCCCCGAAAGGAGCCACGCAAAATCATTGCTACAGTGTTAATGACCGAAGATATAAAGCTGAACAAAGCAGAGAAGGCTTGGAAACCCAGCAGCAAGCGGACGGCGGCTGATAAGGACCGAGGGGAAGAGGATGCTGATGGCAGCAAAACCCAG GACCTGTTCCGCAGGGTGCGCTCCATCCTGAATAAGTTGACACCCCAGATGTTCCAGCAGCTGATGAAGCAGGTGACGCAGCTGGCGATCGACACTGAGGAACGCCTCAAAGGGGTCATTGACCTCATCTTTGAGAAGGCCATTTCAGAGCCCAACTTCTCTGTGGCCTATGCCAACATGTGCCGCTGCCTCATGGCG CTCAAAGTGCCCACTACAGAAAAGCCAACAGTGACTGTGAACTTCCGAAAACTGTTGTTGAATCGATGTCAGAAGGAgtttgaaaaagacaaagatgatgATGAGGTTtttgaaaagaagcaaaaagagatGGATGAAGCTGCTACG GCAGAGGAACGGGGACGCCTGAAGGAAGAGCTGGAAGAGGCTCGAGACATAGCCCGGCGGCGCTCTTTAGGGAATATCAAGTTTATTGGGGAGTTGTTCAAGCTGAAGATGTTAACAGAGGCAATAATGCATGACTGTGTGGTTAAACTACTAAAGAACCATGATGAAGAGTCCCTTGAATGCCTTTGCCGTCTGCTCACCACCATTGGAAAAGACCTGGACTTTGAAAAAGCCAAG cCTCGAATGGATCAGTATTTCAACCAGATGGaaaaaatcattaaggaaaaGAAGACTTCATCCCGAATCCGCTTTATGCTGCAGGACGTGCTGGACCTGCGACAG AGCAATTGGGTGCCGCGCCGAGGGGACCAGGGTCCCAAGACCATTGACCAGATCCACAAGGAGGCTGAGATGGAAGAGCATCGAGAGCACATAAAAGTGCAGCAGCTAATGGCCAAAGGCAGCGACAAGCGTCGGGGTGGCCCCCCAGGCCCACCCATCA GCCGTGGCCTTCCACTTGTGGATGATGGTGGCTGGAACACAGTCCCCATCAGCAAGGGCAGCCGCCCTATTGACACCTCACGACTCACCAAGATCACGAAG CCTGGTTCCATTGATTCTAACAACCAGCTCTTCGCACCTGGAGGGCGATTGAGCTGGGGCAAGGGCAGCAGTGGAGGTTCTGGAGCCAAGCCCTCTGACGCAG CATCAGAAACTGCTCGTCCAGCTACTAGTACCTTGAATCGTTTCTCAGCCCTTCAACAAGCAGTACCTACAGAAAGCACAGATAACAGACGTGTGGTACAGAG GAGTAGCTTGAGCCGGGAACGAGGCGAGAAAGCTGGGGATCGGGGTGACCGCCTAGAACGGAGTGAACGGGGAGGTGACCGTGGAGACCGGCTTGATCGTGCACGGACACCCGCCACCAAGCGGAGCTTCAGCAAGGAAGTGGAGGAGCGGAGTAGAGAGAGGCCCTCCCAGCCTGAGGGACTACGCAAGGCAGCTAGCCTCACGGAGGATCGGGACCGCGGGCGGGATGCTG TGAAGCGAGAAGCCACGCTGCCCCCAGTGAGCCCCCCAAAGGCCGCGCTCtctgaggaggagctggagaagaaATCCAAGGCCATAATTGAGGAGTACCTCCATCTCAATGACATGAAG GAGGCAGTGCAGTGTGTGCAGGAGCTGGCCTCACCCTCCCTGCTCTTCATCTTTGTGCGGCATGGCATCGAGTCTACACTGGAGCGTAGCGCCATTACTCGTGAGCATATGGGGCGGCTGTTGCACCAGCTGCTCTCTGCCGGGCACCTCTCCACTGCTCAGTACTACCAAGG GCTGTATGAAATCCTAGAATTGGCTGAAGACATGGAAATTGACATCCCCCACGTGTGGCTCTACTTAGCAGAACTGGTGACGCCCGTTCTGCAGGAAGGTGGGGTGCCCATGGGGGAGCTGTTCAG GGAGATTACAAAACCTCTGAGACCCTTGGGCAAAGCTGCTTCCCTATTGCTGGAGATCCTAGGGCTCCTATGCAAAAGCATG GGTCCCAAAAAGGTGGGGACGCTGTGGCGAGAGGCTGGACTCAGCtggaaggaatttctgcctgAAGGCCAGGACGTCAGTGCATTTGTGGCTGAACAG AAGGTGGAGTATACCCTGGGCGAGGAGTCAGAAGCTCCCAGTCAGAGGCTGTTCTCCTCCGAGGAGCTGAGCAGGCAGCTGGAGAAGCTGCTGAAGGAGGGCAGCAGTAACCAGCGGGTGTTTGACTGGATAGAG GCCAACTTGAGTGAGCAGCAGATAGCATCCAACACATTAGTTCGAGCCCTCATGACAACTGTCTGCTATTCCGCAATTATCT TTGAGACTTCTCTCCGAGTGGATGTGGCAGTGCTGAAAGCGCGAGCGAAACTGCTACAGAAATACCTGTGTGATGAGCAGAAGGAGCTGCAGGCGCTCTATGCCCTCCAGGCCCTTGTAGTGACCTTAGAACAGCCTGCCA ACCTGCTTCGGATGTTCTTTGATGCGCTGTACGATGAGGACGTGGTGAAGGAGGACGCTTTCTACAGCTGGGAGAGTAGCAAGGACCCCGCTGAGCAGCAGGGCAAGGGCGTGGCCCTTAAATCTGTCACAGCCTTCTTCAAGTGGCTTcgtgaggcagaggaggaggagtcagACCACAACTGA